Within the Phaseolus vulgaris cultivar G19833 chromosome 9, P. vulgaris v2.0, whole genome shotgun sequence genome, the region ATGAAGTTGTGGATGATGCAGATAATGTTTTGATAGCACAACATGCACAAGCTTCCACATAATATCAATAATTGAAAGTTTATTAATGCTTGATAGATCAACCAATGACGTCCTTTTGATGAATTCTTTATTATTGACTGACCTAAATAAATGTCAAATTACAATTGTGACTCAATTGTTTTGGCATGTATGTATCGTGCTTTTCACCATAGAATAGATTTCAATCAAGACAATATTGGAGGTTGCATGTTACTTTTGCAATGTTGGGCTTGGAACAGCATTACATGCATTTGCTCCTCTAGTGAATCACTAAGTGATGAAGATATTGTTGCAGAGTTTGCTTTCCCACATGTaggttattttaattttggtttgcACTCAAATAACAAGCTTTGTTGTTACCATACACTTGAACCATTGTGGTATTTTGATAAGTgccaaatttcagtaatatttcatattaaaatatagacacttgtgggtattaattactaaaattagtataaaataaatcctaatttatgaaattatacctttttacatattttgtgattttaatttaaataagaacgatttattcccaaatttgtgttaatttcaggattctagggaaaaatggagataactaggcaaagggagaatatacaaagctaaaaagggaaagcTGGAATGCACCAACATCACTAATGCCGCCCAAACTCTAAAAAGCCAAGATGTCACTAGtggatctcgctcaagcgagctcaTTCTCTCTtgagctcgcttgagcgagattgcTTCAGTAATGTTGGGTCGTTTTACACGAAACTCGCCCAAGCGAGCCCATTAGCGCCCAAGCAATAAGTCACTTAAGCCTAAGCAAATTAAGTTAAATAGGAGGCTTGAGGCATAACCCTAGGGTGTGAGATTGATATAAGGAAAACatcattgagtgaattgtaatccaattgggagaataggaagtgttagaaaccctagaggaggcagtCAAGGAGAAACATTCATAATCTTCTTTTCATGCTCTCCCTTCTTGTAATAGTcatcatgtgtggctaattctaccatttgagATTGgtagtaatctgttcaaacttttatgtattgaggtgatgtctaaacataatatttttttcttgattgatgtctgatattaattttttgtttgtaatgcttggtttaccgtgatctagaatcttaaatttgactagaaagtacttctaaggttctgacctaaatgataatacttaacatatttaaatactaggaatagatttaaaatgttaattgttatcaatgtttgatcttaataataagttgtttatataaatatgcgaagaatcgatatttaggaagcatcttaataattttatatgcgaagaatcaatataaatgatttttatacgggcatcaacatcaatcaaaggacacaatattatcatgctaatcaaaatacaaaagagtgagaaagatcaACCTctatccctatttttccaattgaagcaacaaactctttgacttgttttctaattaattattcatcATAACAAATCTCAACAAACTTGTattattctgttttatatttagtgaaatttttacttgattattcaaatgttccttgtgggttcgatattcgtCCTCATGACAAATTATTAGTTTTTGACAACGTGGTGCACTTGCCGTGAAAAAGTCATCATATTTAAGTCTgacataattaatattaaggTAGCCTCGAATGATGTAAATGAGTAACACACCCACCATTATAGTTACTAAATTACGTAATAAATTTGATTACCAGCAACCTAAACAGGTTGTTCACTTCAATTATCTGATAAACCTatacattttaatataatttaccACTTACTCATGCCAACAACAAATCTATATAAAACACACGAAGAGGACATGAAAGGAAAAACTAGTTGATATTGACCATAACATTAAGCAAGGTAGCTAGCAATCTGGAGTGACCAATATAACCGTGTAATTAAAGCAATTTAGTTCAACGGAAATGATCATTTATGTGATAATGCATCCTACATGCAATGGTATATTAAACATACTATCTACTCCACAACACATTATAGCCTACGTCTAATGATGATGTAAGTTCATTTCGTAATTCTTATAAGTTATTGTGCTTTTATTCaaactaaattaatatattcttTTCTATCAGTACGAGACCCCACAACTAGATGACCAACCTCATTCAAAGCCCTCATAACTATCACAATGTCTTCCCAATTTTCGTACCAACAGGTTTCGTCTACTTACACCATTTTTCCATTGTAGCAAAATATGTTTTTTGTCATCAAACATGTTTGGTACTTCCATAATGAAACCATTATGAACATTTCGTCCAATATCATcaatgcattgttattgacCAACAATGCCTTCACACGACGATGATAGTCCAGTACCACCACCTCTTAATATCAGACGTGAGCCACAACGACGACCTTAAAGGCAGATAAGAAAACCACCATGTAACACAACATCTCATAgataatttgtttgttttatgtAATAACAACAATGTTACGGTACACATTTACTCTTGGTCTTGgtgtaatttattttacttaatCTAACAGTAttcttcttattttaatttatttattcataacttttttatttaataaaataatataaaccacAATATACATATTGATTATTCTACTACAaagtttattaaataatattataattaattaaagtaGTGTAAAATCAAACGTTACTAAATTTTCAATACATCAATTGTTTCATTCATATATTATTTacagataaatttaaaataaattattacttaCTAAAACTTATTAAAccataaataaatactaaattaacacaaatagctatttattttaatttatcaaattatacagAATCACTAAATTCACACAAACTGAAATCATGTCAAGGTGACGCGATTCcagtattaaataaaaataataaagtggTTGAAGTCATGCACAACttctattgtttttatttaacattGAAGTCGTGTCAGTCACGAAAAACTTCAATTAAATCTTAATccatattttaattaaagtcGTGCATATCATGGCAATTTATTTGTCAAAATTATCCTACAATGATACGATTCTATTGAATTGATGTCTTCTTGTATGGTGAAATTTTTTTGAAGCGAAGTCGTGTCATCAAAATATGACTTACccaatatgtaaaaaaaaaaacttgttcaTTAATAATAAACAAGAAAAATTGCACCATTTTGAAAAGAAACCTAAATTTTCCCTTATTTTCCCTTTAACTTATAAGCAATTGTTCGAATTGGTTATAaagtataacttttttttattaattgggTGCAAAAGAGAAAAAGTTATGAACTGCAATTGCAAGCCTAAAGCAAAGCAAGTGCCTGAAAACACACAAATACTTCATCTTATTGTAAGTTGTAACAaatgttttaatataaaatttacaatGAAGATTATTTTAAATACGTGATATAATTATATTTGATGACTTACAGTTAGTTATGCtcaattttaaaacaaagaAATCTAAGTACTCTTGTTTATGAAAAAAGAGTACTACTAAAGTGTAAacataaagaaaagaaagattCGATGGGTTTAGGACGCAATGTGGATTCACTATTGCACgttaaaaagaataataaaaaataaaagaacttTAGTATAAACATACATTGGCGTCAGATTAGGCAACTTAGCTGTTTCATATATTTTGCTGTTACGTATTTGTTTGGTATGCGTGAACTCATGAATATCTGATAAAAATTGATTACtgaaataattgaaaaatgacaaaaaaatatatttatatacatttCTCTATATTTGAAGTGGCAAAAATAGTCCAAAAGAGTGTCACGACGAAGATTACAAAGGCAACAAAAGTAAAAGCTATCTAATTTGACCGTCAAACACAGAGTTCACAATCAACGAACAAGTCCACCATTGAGACACACAACACAACGATGTGAAAGAGTTCAGTAAGTACGTGAACTGCAGTTTCCCCAGTCACTACCCAGAGTGAAAAACATACCAtgatttacatttttttttcttttacgtAAGATCTTCAAACTACCATGGAAATCACTACAGCGTACATGATTAACAAGCAAAAAACCACTCACTCTACAAAAGCGCCATCATAAAAGTTACAAAAGCCAGAACCGAACATAAGGGAAAAAATAACCAAGAGAAAGTGGAAGCCGAAGTATATGAACACATAATCTAATAATAAGGAGAAAGGGCATGGACATAGATGGTATGAATAATATTGCATCATGGATCAACCCTATTGAGATGCCACAGCTACAAGGCAACAACGGTTTCGCCTTTGCTACTTCTAACTTGAGACCCAGAAGGCGTAGCTGCAACTTGCTTCTTTGATGCCACACCACACTTATTATTCTTTCGTTCATCCTGCTTCATCTGTTTTTCTCGGCATTCTGAACTGCAGAAAGCACTGTCGCCTCTGCAATTTTCATTTACAAGTTTTCAATTAATATACAACGATGAAAATTGCATAAACAGAAATAGAAGAGAAATTACTTACCTGTACATGTAGATGTCACGACCAGGAACTAAACGATGTTTGCAGAGAAAGCAAACGCGCAAGAACTCAGGAGTGTGTGCAGAATCTTCCGAATGCCTTCTATGGTTTCTGGGTGAAACTAGGGCCCAAACCCTGCTCTGATCTAACCCGTTCGACCCAACAACGGGTGTGTGTTTCGACCACGGGTCTGGCCCAAGTCCTCCCTTGACAGGGTTGTTTTGAGCATCATCCAAGGTTGTGTTGAGATCGAAGGTTATCTCTGACATGCTGGTAGTTCTCTTCATTGGAGGACGAGGTCTCTTCCCTAACAACATcgtataattattattgtaatttttttttgtgggtTCAGGAAATTGTGATACTGTGTTACAGAGTGGAAGAGGGAAGAGAAGTAAGAAAGGGTATGGGAGCAGGTTTCAAGTAGGTGGAGAAGAAAACGGCGAGGCCTGGGAGGATGAATAAAACAAGAACCTAAAACCGAGGAGTGAATCTGGGCCGTTGATGATGGAAGTGATGTTCATCATTAACGAACGAGAAATGAAATCTCACGTCAACCTTTCCTTTTCAGTTGCcatcatttaattttattattggagTTCTGTAATTAACAATTTTccccttttttttaaaaatgcaaATTGGAATTGGAACTTCGGATACTTTCGAGTCtcccaaaaacaaaagaaccacTTAGGAGGAGTTTCATTGGCCAACCAAATGTTCACATCATTGTGGGAAAGATTGGGATCCACTGCATTTAGTAGTAACTCCGTATCTTCCAAATGTCATTTATGCCCCTTCCTTTTACCCAGAACTACCATTTTATCTCCTTCAGAATCAAACTGTTGCTACTCCCATTAATTAATTCTAacttaattgaaattttaaatgtttCTTCAGGTcattattgaaattttaaatgtttCTTCAGGTCattattgaaattttacatgcattgttatattcttttttattctgTGTGAAGTATTCCTTGTTTATTGAATTTGTTGACtgtaaaacttttatttaaggTCTTCGAAACATAACGTTAGTTTGTTATAATTCAAACTTGTTATGGTTTACACCTAGACTAAAAAAAAACACGAGGAATCCAACAAAAGAAATCAGTAGgtaattaatatttaagtgtttatatttaatatacttATTTGCGTGTTAATCTAAACTATGTTGTTTTCTgcaaataaaactaaatttgaaTGTCCTAAGTAAAATCTagttttaatgaaaaataatgcaataaaaaaatattttttatgaaagaaaCTTTTTTATACCCTTTCCTAATATTGGTAGTGCTGTTATGGTGCTAAAATTTGCAGTGTAAGTAATTTGttatcattttgaaattcttcaACTTACATTGTAGAAAAGACACTAAGGAAAAGTGTCACtacctttttatttttgttttgtattctAAATGGTTGGAGTTGAGTGAGACATCTGAAGTTATGAAAAGTCGAGAATATAATTGGGGCGTGATTTCTCTGGGTGATGGATCCAAAAACAGGAAAATGAGGCATCTTTAGTTGCAACCATTAATTTTCTTGTGAAAATATCAAAGATTACTTTTGGAGCTGGATGTAGATAATAATGGAGAATCAACTCAAGTGAGATTAATGAATGGTTTAAGTTTGAGTTTTGGATGTGTTTTTGTTAAATGCTTTGAGGGATAATGTTATTAAAATAGGCTTTAAAACGAACAAAATTGGTTTCCCGATGCGTGAGTAATCAttgtccgtaaggacttatccgcggtATATTGTGCAAGTCCCCCAAGATACAACATGAACTTCTCGGTAATTTtcgaggatcagaactagcaagtttctctttaaaagagtaataccCAAATAGAAcccataaatattataataataaaataaagtaagtgcggagagagaaagtgaaaagGGAAAATGGAGAAGGAAGAAGAGggtttgaagaagatgaagaagagagaGTGTGAGTTGCATTTCTGAAGTGGGTGGAACTCTCTTTATATAGGGAGAGGATCCAAGAATCCATTGCCTCTTCACAACTACTATCGTGGCACGTTCCATTGACTGGCCGCCGGAAACGGAGCAACCGCCGAAAGATTGGAGAAGATCGCGAAGATGAAGGACGTGAACCTTCCCTAGACGTGCGGCCACGATCCAGGATGTAGAGAGGGCAACGAGCGCGACAATCTCGGTAAGTTCCAGTCTCTACTGCACTTCCGAGATCTCCTCCAACGAAATCGGAAAACTAGGGTTTTCCACGCACAATCTGATTTCCGTTTCacacactctgtttttcgttttGATTTTGCTATATTAGGTTCTGTTTTGCAACAATCCCCCAcatattgcaaaagataaaacatagagatattgaaagaaaagaatattctgggttcatctaagatgtaatgcatcagatctggtatagcaagctatatgaaccagtcttagattgatgaacgtaacacatagtgtagttggtatagcaagctatattTACCAAGACACTTAGTATGTGTTAGAAGTTTATCAATCACAATACACCCCCACATTACTTGTTGTTATTGCTGTGTTGCGCTACTAGGCCATGCGCGTGCCCGCTATTCATGAGTGCTATAGAGATTTTGCCAAGATCTCATGTAAGTGGCCCCACTTGACACTCATATAGGTGATTTCATCAAGTGTATGCTGTAAATCATACACCACCCATAAGGgatataaaaatcattaaaactttgtaaatcgttaaaactcttttacctctgaattttaaccacaaagttTATCCTCTCGATAATGCAGTAACTAGCACTTTCACACACACCATAGGACTagacaaaattgattttaaatcaatATCAGTGCTAGCAGAACTAACAAGTGACTTGTTTTTACCcatatgaaccttattcatgggatctccaatcacaaaggttgggtttccatcacttgtttgtttgcaagtggcttaagtcccattcccctcgatgtttctaaaatcatttttctccctAGGGGTTTAGTCAAAGGATCTGCCAGATTCCGTTCTGACTTGACATAGTCAATAGAAATCGTTCCACTCTTTAACAACTGTTTCACCAAATTATGTCTCAATTGCATATGTCTATTCTTTccattgtagcttttatttttagctatagCTATTGCCGATTGGCAATCACAATGAATTGATACAGATGGGGTTGGTTTCATTCCTAAAGGAATGTTtgctaagaagtttttcaaccacTCAGCTTCACTATCAGCCATTTCTAGAGCAACAAACTCAGATTCCATTGTTAATCTTGCAATAATAGTTTGCCTGGCTGATCTCCATGTAACTGCACCACCCCCAATTGTAAATACATAACCACTAGTGGATTTTGTCTCATCTGAATCAGAGATCCAGTTAGCAACACTGTACCCTTCTAGCACAACGGGAAATCCACTATATTCAATGGCATAATCCATTGTACCTCTCAAGTATTTCATGAGTCTCGCAAATGCATCCCAATGATCCTGACTAGGACATTGAGTGTATCTACTCAATCTACCTACTGCATAAGCAATATCTGGTCTAGAAAagctcattaaatgcaataagctCCCAATTATTTGGGCATACTGAGTTTGAGAAATAAATTCTCCtctgttcttctttaatttagagTTAGCATCATAAGGGGTACTCACTGACTTAAAGTCATAGTAACCAAACTTCTTTAGAAGTTTCTCaatgtatttttcttgggatagtaatatactatctcccttccttatgattttaacaactagaatcacacttgcttcacccatgtctttcatcaaaaacttagatccaagaaataattttgtttgaaaaactaTATCATTGCATGTACCAAAAATTAACATGTCATCTACAGACAAACATATAATGACATATTCACCATTTTCAGATATAGAATACACACATTTATCAGCatcattggtagaaaaaccttcacaaagtaaaacattatcaagtttttcatgccattgttttggtgcttgtttcaaaccatacaaagattttaagtttgcatactttttccttttgACCTGGAACTACATATCCttcaggttgagtcatataaatttcctcttctaattcaccattcagaaaagttgttttaacatccatttggtgaattactAACTTATGGATAGATGCTAAGGCTAGCAATACACGGATAGAGGAAATCCTagtaacaggtgcaaaagtatcaaagtaatctatgttatgttttttaGTAAACCCTTTAGCTACTAATCTTGCCTTATATTTCTCTATGGATCCATCAGGATGATACttcttcttaaagatccacttacaaccaatgggttttgctcctttaggaagatctactaaggtccacgtattatttttcttaattgaatcaaGCTCAGTTTTAATGGCCTTATCCCAATGTTTAGCATCAAGAGCACTAGTAGCTTCTACAAAACTTATTGGATCATTCTCAACTAGATAAGTATAAAAGTCATCTCCAAAAGATGTTTCCTTTCTCTGTCTTTTACTTCTCCTAGCATCCTCACTCAAGGTATCTAACACTATCTATAGGTTGTTCAGATGTACCACTACTCTTTAGAGGAAAGATGTGTTCAAAGAACTCAGCGTTTTTCGTCTCTACTATAGTGTTACATtcaattatatcactattaagAACTAGAAACCTATAGGCAACACTATGTTCTGCATATCCTAAGAACATACAATTAGATGTTTTAGagcctattttccttttcttaggatCAGGTAACATCACTTTAGCTAAACACCCCCACACTCTTAGGTATTTCAGATTAGGTTAATAACCTTTCCACAACTCATAAGGTGTTTTACCAATTTTCCTATGTGGTATCCTATTTTGTAAAAAACACGCAGTAAGCAGAGATTCACCCCATAAATTATCAGGAGCATTAGAACTAATAAGCATGgcattcatcatttctttaagagtcctatttttccttttagcTACTCCATTAGACTCAGGTGAATATGGTGGggttacttcatgaataataccttcttttacacaataatcattaaataaaacatattcaccacctctatctgatctaattctcttaattttcttattcagttgattttctacttccgctttataagttaaaaacatgttaaaagctttatccttatgtttaattaaatacactttggtgtatctagaaaaatcatctataaaggttacaaaataatttttaccacctctagacatggtttgttttaattcagcaaggtcggtatgaattaaaccaagaatttcagtttgacgttctacagagtgacatgtttttttttccgttattttagattctacgcatacatcacatttactattttctttgtcatgcatgttgattaatcctagtcgttgcaattttataacatacgaagaatttgttagaatatatggctttaaactagagggggtgaattgtttaaagagagtttcaCAACTTTttcagccttgaatgaaattacttcgagaaaaccttgattaagaaatcagtttttcaaaacataaagcaaaggcacaacactagtaaaaatcggttgttttaccgaaacaatcggttgtttataccagttaacaaatatcaaaactgaatttatagagttagggatagagagaatgcacacagatgtttatactggttcactccaaatccagagctacatccagtcttctcagaaaccctgaggaaatccactaagcaatcacaacttgatcacttacaccacaaccaagaaagtgaccttgaacacctcaagacacacactcttcttggccaacacaccaacactaagattgctgatcttgatcccctcaagaacacacaaccaatctcagcaaacacagaaacgaaacttgttcagcagagtacaaggattacacttgctacagaagataatctgaaatcaatacaagcagaatcctattccacacactttgatcaatcacaaactcttagcaatctcaactctttgaaaaactctaattcaaaaaaacttgtaaaagattgttactcaaatctgtttttctgaatttattcaaagatgttgtttgttatcaaatcttaacaaactcttaaattgcatttaaagattggtcaaagcatttaatgactggagcgtaagcagttaaaacatttaaagctcagtcaaagataaaacagtttttctgttatggtcccaaaacaaacaatcggttgtttcctcgaatcaatctgttgttttggttttaacagctcaaccatttgaaaaacaattttcaatcttttctcaaaacatctaagtataaacaatcagttgtttcgacaaaacaatcggttgttttaacttagtttgaaaaacatttgtctttcacaaagattgagaatacctatgctttagatttaatcaagaggtggattacaacactcaaactaccccagaactaaaataaaacagcacagcaacagcaagcacagccaaggcttcaacatccttcaaagggtttggattctttaaAGATTGAACACCATTTGGTTCAACAGAATTCACATGTCCTAATCTAGCATGCCATATATCATACGAGTCAACAATATAAGCAGAAAATTTAGATTCATTCATAATTTCAGaaatgtttaatacaaaaagGCCTTGATTACAATATCCATTTCCcacaaaaacattgtttttaTAACAATCTTGTCAGATTCAAATGATACTTTAACCCCAACTTTGCTTAGCAATGCCACAGAGACCAAATTAACTCTAATTGATGGCACATGTAGCACATCATTCAAAGCCAGAGTTTTACCAGATGTGAGCTTCAGAAGAACTTTTCCTTTTTCTAGGACAGGAGTTGTCCTGGAGTCACCGAGATATACTTGTTCTTCTCCATCCCCCACACTTGTGTAGGAGGTAAACACATTTCTGTTTGCACAGATGTGTCTGATAGCCCCAGAGTCTACCACCTATTTGCTCACATTTGTCATAAGATTTACTTGTGAAACGACTGTCACAATTGTATCTTCCCCTTCTGCTAGATTTGCCTTAGGAGGATAGTCGTTTTTGGCCCTATGTATGCACTTAGGGGCATGATGGCCTGGTTTTCCACAGACAAAGCAATTACCATTTTTCTTGAAAGTGGGGTTAGTTCCACTGGGACGAGAGAATTTGTTATTAGGTTTCTTTTTGTGATCAAATTTTTTTCTCGTACCTTTTTGGAACTGGTTTGTCTTCTATCACGTTTGCTTTGGCAGACAAAGCTTTGGCCTTTACAACAGCACACTCCTTCCTGTTTATGTCTTCGatgatgatgtgggtgatcAAATCTGATAGAGACATCTGTTTCTGTCTgtgcttcagttgttgtttgtaatcCGTCCAAGATTGCGGGAGCTTTTCGATCAAGAGTTCGGACACGAATTCATCCGGCAAGGTTATGCTTTCAGTTTTAATATCTTCAATCAACTTGTGATATTCgtttatttggattttgatgTCTTTGCCTTCGATCATCTCCCAGCAGTAGTAGTTTGCAATTACGAACCTTTGTTTGACGATGTCTTTGGCAGTATATTTGAGGATAAGAGAATCCCAAATATCTTTTGCATTCTTATAAGAAGCATAAACATCGAACAGATCGTTAGATAACACACTAAGTAAAGTGTGACGACATACCTTATTTGCATGGATCCAGTCGTCAACTTGTTTCGTAGGCGTGGTTGAGTCGAGTTTGGCAGTTGTAAGTGCAAGAGCAACTCCGTACATGTTTAATAGGGTGGACACGCGTTCTTGCCAACGTCGAAAGTTCTGACCGGTGAAGAATTCAATTTTGGAGACATCCGGAAATGGTTTCGCAAAAATGGTTTGTGTTGCGGAAACAACATTTGATGTTCCCTGAGCAACGTTGTTGTTGTCGTTCGTATTTTCAACCATAAGTCCTTACGATTGTAGTAAAATAGGCTTTAAAACGAACAAAATTGGTTTCCAGAGGcgtgagtaatcactgtccgtaaggacttatccgcaATGTATTACGCATGTCCCCCAGGATACAACGGGAACTTCCCGGTAATTtccgaggatcagaactagcaagtttctctttaaaagagtaataccCAAATAGAAcccataaatattataataataaaataaagtaagtgaggagagagaaagtgaaaagGGAAAATGGAGAAGGAAGAAGAGggtttgaagaagatgaagaagagagaGTGTGAGTTGCATTTCTGAAGTGGGTGGAGCTCTCTTTATATAGGGACAGGATCCAAGAATCCGTTGCCTCTTCACAACTACTATCGTGG harbors:
- the LOC137821846 gene encoding FCS-Like Zinc finger 6, producing the protein MLLGKRPRPPMKRTTSMSEITFDLNTTLDDAQNNPVKGGLGPDPWSKHTPVVGSNGLDQSRVWALVSPRNHRRHSEDSAHTPEFLRVCFLCKHRLVPGRDIYMYRGDSAFCSSECREKQMKQDERKNNKCGVASKKQVAATPSGSQVRSSKGETVVAL